ATATCCCTGTTGTTTCCGTGATCCTGAACAACGGCTATCTGGGCATGGTCAGGCAGTGGCAGGAACTCTTCTATGACAGGAGGTATTCCTACACATTCATTAAAGGCAGTGTTGACTTTGTAAAGCTTGCTGAAGCCTATGGAGCCCTTGGACTTCGTGCAGAGAGGCCGTCTGAAGTCAGGCCTGCAATCGAAGAGGCTGTTAATTCCGGAAGGCCGACAGTTGTTGAAGTTATTGTCGAGTGCGAGGCAAATGTTTATCCAATGGTTCCGGCAGGGGCTGCAATTAATGAGATCATTGACCTGGAGGAACACAGATGAAACATACACTTGCAGTCCTTGTGGAAAATAAGTCGGGTGTGCTCTCCAGAGTTGCTTCTCTCTTTTCAAGGCGTGGATACAATATCGACAGCCTTGCAGTGGGAGTAACCGAAGACCCTGACATCTCGAGAATAACCATTGTTGTGCATGGGGATGACCATGTGCTTGAACAGGTTACAAAACAGCTCAACAAGCTCATTGATGTTATCAAAGTCTCGGATATCGGAAGCGATGATGCCGTTGAAAGGGAACTTGCCCTTATCAAGGTCTCAGCTGATGTGGACACAAGGGCAGAGATTATCCAGATTGCAAACATTTTCAGGGCCAGGATAGTTGATGTTGCGCCGAAGTCCATGACTGTTGAGGTAACAGGTGATGAAGGCAAGATCCAGGCAATCGAAAAACTACTCCGCCAGTTCGGGATCAAGGAAATGGTCAGGACAGGCAAGATTGCAATGGTGCGCGGGCCAAAGAAGGTTTAAATATTAAGGGCAGGTAAAGAGAGGTAGCTGCTCAATTATTTTTTACAGATTGGGGCAGCCGGAAGCCTTTTCAAGTTCTGAAGGTCTTCTTAAAAACGCTCCGGGTTTCCGGCCTCTCTTTCATTTTAAAAGACCGCCCGGTTCCAGAGGCAGTGATTTTTCAAAACTCAGTTTAATTTCTGGGAAATGATTGTTGTAAATTCAAAACTCTGTTAAATAATACAGAGAATCTTATTACAAAATAAGTTCTAAAATTAAACCCTAAATTTAATTCTGAAATTAAACCCTAAATTTAATTCTAAAATTAAATTCTATAATTCAATTTTAAAATTAAGGAATTAAAGGAAAGGAATTAAAGAATAATCAGTTAAAAATCAATCAGGAGAATCGAGAATGGCAACGATAATTTATGACGACGAAACCACTTTTGATGCACTTAAGGACAGGACCATCGCAGTAATGGGTTACGGAAGCCAGGGGCACGCCCATGCCAGGAACCTCCACGAATCCGGGCTTAATGTTATTGTCGGGCTCAGGCAGGGAAGTTCAAGCTGGGCAAAAGCCGAGTCTGACGGTCTTAAAGTCATGACTGTTGACGACGCCTCCAGAGCTGCGGATGTTATCATGATCCTCCTCCCTGACGAAAAGCAGGCAGCAGTTTACTATTCTCAGATTGAGCCCAACCTGAAAGCCGGAGACGCCCTTGTTTTTGCTCACGGCTTCAACATCCACTATAACCAGATAGTGCCTCCAAAAGATGTCGACGTCTTCATGGTTGCCCCCAAAGGTCCCGGGCACATTGTCAGGAGGACCTACACTGAAGGCATCGGGGTTCCGGGCCTGATCGCAGTCTACCAGGACGCGACCGGAAAAGCCAGAGACCTTGCTCTTTCTTATGCAAAGGGAATAGGCGCCACAAGGGCGGGAGTCTATGAGACCACTTTCCGTGAAGAAACCGAAACCGATCTCTTCGGAGAACAGGTTGACCTCTGCGGAGGGCTTTCTGCACTTATCAAGACCGCTTTTGAAGTGCTTGTAGAAGCAGGGTACCAGCCGGAAATGGCTTACTTTGAGACCTGCCACGAAGTTAAACTCATTGTTGACCTTATCTACGAAGGCGGGCTTGAGAGAATGTGGCACTCAGTTTCCAATACTGCCGAATATGGTGGCATGACAGTTGGTCCCAGGGTCATCAACGAGTATTCCCGTGAAGCCATGTACGAGGCACTTGAGAGGATCCAGAACGGAGAGTTCGCAAAAGAGTTCGTACTCGAAGGCATGGTCAACCACCCTGTTCTTAAAGCCATGGAACGCCAGGAAAAGGAACACCAGCTTGAGGTTGTCGGAAAACAGATCCGTGCAAACATCCCCTGGCTCAACAAGAAGATTGATGACGACTGAACGTGAAATTGCTCTTTCTCATTTCTAGCCAGGTCAGTTATATGGCCTGGCAGGCTCATTTTTTATGAAACATTTCCTTGATGGTTCATTTTTCTCGTTGCTTTTTTCTGCCGCTTCTTTTTTGACCTGCACCCGGCAGTCCTCTGGATTCTTTTACCGGGTCTTCCCGAACCTTCCGGTAAAGTTTAATTGCCTGCTGCCAGTATTTTAACAGAAGATTCATAAATCCGGAATTGGAAATTCAATCAGGAGTGAAATCATGCCAGCATCAGGAGAAAACAAAGTCATTGACATCATACTCAACCGACGGAGTGTCCGGGAATTTAACGACAGACCAATCAGCAAGGAAGAAATCAATAAAATTCTTAATGCAGGCCGCTGGGCTCCTTCCGGGTTGAACAACCAGCCCTGGCGCTTTATCGTTATCAGGGACCCTGAAACCATTCTTAAGCTTTCGGAATGCACACATTATTCCATTATTATTGAAGGAGCTCCCCTGCTTATAGCAGCTTTTCTGGATACTGAAAATTCCTACAACAGGACAAAGGATGTCCAGGCAATAGGAGCTTCTATCCAGAACATGCTTCTTGCCTGCTGTGACCTTGGCCTTGGTGCCGTCTGGCTGGGAGAGATCCTGAAACAGAATGAAAAGGTTAACTCAATCCTGCACTGCCCTCCAGAACTTGACCTTATGGCAGTCCTTGCTATAGGGGAGCCTGCGCCCGGAAAACGTACCTCTTCCAGAAAACCCCTTTCCGAGCTTGTTTTTAATGAAAAATACGGACAGAAATGGGAAGAATAAATTCCTGAATTTTGAGCATAATCAGGGATCTGAGCCAGCCTGGGAGAAGTTTATTCTGCTCAATTTTTTTCTGGTTTCTTCGCTGGCTGATACGGATTGTGCCTGATACTGATTTTTTGGCATTTTCCTTCAGGGAGTTTATTTTCTTTCATCATGTCTTACAAATTTTCAATATAATAACAT
This window of the Methanosarcina mazei S-6 genome carries:
- the ilvN gene encoding acetolactate synthase small subunit, with the translated sequence MKHTLAVLVENKSGVLSRVASLFSRRGYNIDSLAVGVTEDPDISRITIVVHGDDHVLEQVTKQLNKLIDVIKVSDIGSDDAVERELALIKVSADVDTRAEIIQIANIFRARIVDVAPKSMTVEVTGDEGKIQAIEKLLRQFGIKEMVRTGKIAMVRGPKKV
- a CDS encoding nitroreductase family protein; translated protein: MPASGENKVIDIILNRRSVREFNDRPISKEEINKILNAGRWAPSGLNNQPWRFIVIRDPETILKLSECTHYSIIIEGAPLLIAAFLDTENSYNRTKDVQAIGASIQNMLLACCDLGLGAVWLGEILKQNEKVNSILHCPPELDLMAVLAIGEPAPGKRTSSRKPLSELVFNEKYGQKWEE
- the ilvC gene encoding ketol-acid reductoisomerase, which encodes MATIIYDDETTFDALKDRTIAVMGYGSQGHAHARNLHESGLNVIVGLRQGSSSWAKAESDGLKVMTVDDASRAADVIMILLPDEKQAAVYYSQIEPNLKAGDALVFAHGFNIHYNQIVPPKDVDVFMVAPKGPGHIVRRTYTEGIGVPGLIAVYQDATGKARDLALSYAKGIGATRAGVYETTFREETETDLFGEQVDLCGGLSALIKTAFEVLVEAGYQPEMAYFETCHEVKLIVDLIYEGGLERMWHSVSNTAEYGGMTVGPRVINEYSREAMYEALERIQNGEFAKEFVLEGMVNHPVLKAMERQEKEHQLEVVGKQIRANIPWLNKKIDDD